One genomic segment of Prochlorococcus marinus str. MIT 0919 includes these proteins:
- a CDS encoding cation:proton antiporter, producing the protein MTPLISVLSTHDVEVAETLIGVIRFLLIFVAARTLAEILVRLSLPTIVGELLAGVLIGASGLHLLIPPSSHTALNEGLVNLISSLASIPVDAVPDLYFETFPSLQAVATLGLYALLFLTGLESELEELVAVGAQAFTVAMAGVILPFAFGTFGLMFLFQVDLIPAIFAGASMTATSIGITASVFGELGYLKTREGQIVIGAAVLDDILGIVILAVVVALATGGSLEIAPIVKLVLAATVFVIAAIALSRTAAPAFDWLLDRLKAPGAVVVASFVILVLSCFVATAIGLEAALGAFAAGLILSSSKNNHAIQQSVLPLVSLFATIFFVLVGAGMDLSVINPLDPSSRSALIVAGFLLVVAIVGKIASGWSFVIDKPTNRLVVGLGMMPRGEVGLIFLGLGTSAGLLTPSLEAAILLMVIGTTFLAPLLLRLVLKDKKPGGGNSIPDDIAADPVGLV; encoded by the coding sequence ATGACACCTTTGATTTCAGTGCTTAGTACTCACGATGTGGAGGTTGCAGAAACACTAATAGGCGTTATTCGTTTCCTCTTGATATTTGTTGCTGCAAGAACTTTGGCCGAGATTTTGGTAAGACTTAGTCTACCTACGATTGTTGGAGAATTGCTTGCCGGTGTCTTAATTGGTGCTTCGGGCTTGCATTTGTTGATCCCCCCAAGTTCGCATACAGCTTTGAATGAAGGATTAGTTAATTTAATTAGCTCATTAGCCTCGATTCCTGTAGATGCAGTCCCTGACTTATATTTCGAGACTTTCCCTTCCCTCCAAGCAGTGGCTACCCTCGGTTTATATGCGTTGCTTTTCCTAACAGGATTAGAAAGTGAACTTGAAGAATTAGTTGCAGTAGGAGCCCAAGCATTCACTGTGGCTATGGCAGGAGTGATTTTGCCTTTTGCATTTGGTACCTTCGGATTAATGTTTCTTTTTCAGGTTGATTTAATTCCAGCAATTTTTGCTGGTGCATCAATGACTGCGACAAGTATTGGCATTACGGCAAGTGTTTTTGGAGAACTTGGCTATCTCAAAACACGAGAGGGGCAAATAGTTATTGGAGCTGCTGTATTGGATGACATTTTAGGAATAGTGATTCTTGCAGTAGTAGTAGCTTTGGCAACAGGCGGTTCGTTAGAAATTGCACCAATCGTGAAACTTGTCTTGGCAGCAACTGTTTTTGTCATAGCCGCAATAGCTTTAAGTAGGACAGCCGCTCCTGCTTTTGATTGGCTTCTTGATCGATTAAAGGCTCCAGGAGCAGTAGTAGTAGCTTCGTTTGTGATACTTGTCCTTAGTTGTTTTGTTGCGACTGCTATAGGTTTAGAGGCTGCCTTGGGGGCATTTGCAGCCGGTTTGATTTTAAGTAGTTCTAAAAATAATCATGCAATTCAGCAGTCAGTACTGCCCCTTGTTTCTCTTTTTGCAACTATTTTCTTTGTCTTAGTGGGAGCCGGTATGGATCTGTCAGTAATTAATCCTTTAGACCCTTCAAGTAGGTCAGCCTTAATTGTCGCTGGCTTCCTTTTAGTTGTTGCAATTGTTGGAAAAATTGCATCAGGTTGGTCATTTGTAATTGATAAGCCTACTAATAGGTTGGTTGTTGGCTTAGGGATGATGCCTAGAGGTGAGGTTGGTTTAATTTTCCTTGGCTTGGGAACAAGTGCAGGTTTGTTAACTCCTTCTTTGGAAGCAGCAATTTTGCTGATGGTTATAGGTACTACTTTTCTTGCTCCATTGTTATTGAGGTTAGTACTTAAAGATAAGAAACCTGGTGGAGGGAATTCCATCCCAGATGATATCGCTGCAGATCCAGTTGGTCTTGTGTAA
- a CDS encoding alpha/beta fold hydrolase: MNPLVANPNEPWSYLGHQVFSVSSSPKDFGANKEFKEAPVLLLVHGFGASTDHWRHNIPALAKSHEVHAIDLLGFGRSAKPSELDYGGELWKEQVVAYVKERICKPTVIVGNSLGGYAALAAGAALESQSAGVVLLNAAGYFSDEKFAYQPKDGISKMRQIIGKGLSRDLLIKWLVYPLIQRLIFENLRRPNVIRKTLQQVYINPKNVDDALIESIRRPSLDPGAFKVFQKVFQARGLKGKPIDELFNDLQAPLLLLWGESDPWLRNAKAKQEKFRLFAKQASLEVREVLLQAGHCPHDEVPELVNQEMLNWLES; encoded by the coding sequence ATGAACCCTTTAGTTGCAAACCCAAATGAACCTTGGAGTTATTTAGGTCATCAAGTGTTTTCTGTGAGTAGTAGTCCCAAAGATTTTGGAGCGAATAAAGAATTCAAAGAAGCACCCGTTTTATTGCTCGTTCATGGTTTTGGAGCCTCTACAGATCACTGGCGACACAACATACCTGCTTTAGCAAAGTCTCACGAGGTTCATGCGATTGATTTATTGGGGTTTGGTAGAAGTGCGAAGCCTTCTGAGTTGGATTATGGCGGGGAGCTTTGGAAAGAACAGGTGGTTGCATATGTCAAGGAAAGAATTTGTAAGCCGACAGTTATTGTTGGTAATTCTCTTGGGGGTTATGCAGCTCTTGCAGCAGGAGCTGCATTGGAATCTCAATCAGCAGGAGTAGTTTTATTAAATGCTGCTGGTTATTTCAGTGATGAGAAATTTGCATATCAACCGAAGGATGGGATTTCTAAGATGAGACAGATTATTGGGAAGGGTTTGTCGAGAGATTTGTTGATTAAATGGCTTGTTTATCCTTTGATTCAAAGATTAATATTTGAAAATTTACGTAGACCTAATGTTATTAGAAAAACTTTGCAGCAAGTTTACATTAATCCTAAAAATGTAGATGATGCTCTAATTGAATCTATTAGAAGACCTTCTTTAGACCCTGGGGCTTTTAAGGTTTTTCAAAAGGTTTTCCAGGCTAGGGGCTTGAAAGGAAAACCTATTGACGAGTTATTTAATGATTTGCAAGCTCCTTTGCTGTTGCTTTGGGGTGAAAGTGATCCGTGGTTGAGAAATGCAAAGGCTAAACAAGAAAAATTTAGGCTTTTTGCAAAGCAAGCTTCTTTAGAAGTTAGAGAGGTTCTTTTACAAGCAGGTCACTGTCCCCATGATGAAGTGCCTGAGCTAGTGAATCAAGAAATGCTTAATTGGCTCGAGAGTTAA
- a CDS encoding NADP-dependent isocitrate dehydrogenase — MTGFDKLTAPSRGSKIIFDKGVPQVPENPIIPFIRGDGTGIDIWPATQKVIDMAINKAYGKDRLIEWFKIYAGDEACDLYGTYEYLPNDTIEAIRTYGIAIKGPLTTPVGGGIRSLNVALRQIFDLYSCVRPCKYYKGTPSPHKHPEALDVIVYRENTEDIYMGVEWEEDDPICQTLIEYLNQKVIPQSVKIKNRKIPENAGIGIKPVSKLGSQRHIRRAIQHALKLNGSKRHVTLVHKGNIMKFTEGAFRDWGYELAKKEFREVCITERESWILGNLETHSNLDIEENAKMIDPGFQSMTTEKKKVICEEVKNVIAAINPTHGQGKWRKMVMVDDRIADSIFQQIQTRPEEYSILATLNLNGDYISDAAAAIVGGLGMAPGANIGDSAAIFEATHGTAPKHAGLDRINPGSVILSGVMMLEFLGWQQAANLITKGLSQAIEDKKVTYDLARLMEPKVEPLSCSGFANAIIERF; from the coding sequence ATGACTGGATTTGACAAGCTGACTGCCCCTTCCAGAGGGTCAAAAATCATTTTCGACAAAGGAGTACCACAAGTACCTGAGAACCCAATTATTCCATTTATACGTGGAGATGGGACAGGGATTGACATTTGGCCTGCGACACAAAAAGTCATTGATATGGCAATAAATAAGGCTTATGGGAAAGATCGACTGATTGAGTGGTTTAAAATTTATGCAGGGGATGAAGCTTGTGATTTATATGGGACATACGAATATCTTCCTAATGACACCATTGAAGCCATTCGAACATATGGAATAGCAATAAAAGGGCCTTTGACGACACCTGTTGGAGGCGGCATAAGATCTTTAAATGTTGCCCTCAGGCAAATCTTTGATCTATATAGTTGCGTCAGACCATGTAAATACTACAAAGGCACTCCTAGCCCCCACAAACATCCTGAAGCCTTAGACGTCATTGTTTATAGAGAAAATACTGAAGATATTTATATGGGGGTGGAATGGGAAGAAGACGACCCTATTTGTCAAACTTTAATTGAGTATCTAAATCAAAAAGTCATACCCCAGAGCGTAAAAATAAAAAATAGAAAAATACCTGAGAATGCAGGGATAGGAATTAAACCTGTAAGCAAATTAGGAAGTCAAAGACACATTAGACGAGCAATACAACATGCTCTAAAACTAAATGGCAGTAAAAGGCACGTGACTTTGGTTCATAAAGGAAACATTATGAAGTTCACAGAAGGAGCCTTTCGAGATTGGGGCTATGAATTAGCAAAGAAAGAATTTCGAGAAGTCTGTATTACGGAAAGGGAAAGTTGGATTCTCGGGAATTTAGAAACACACAGCAACCTAGATATAGAAGAAAATGCAAAAATGATTGACCCAGGTTTCCAATCAATGACTACAGAAAAAAAGAAAGTTATTTGTGAGGAAGTTAAAAATGTAATCGCAGCAATAAATCCCACTCATGGACAAGGCAAATGGAGGAAAATGGTGATGGTCGACGATAGAATTGCAGATAGTATTTTTCAACAAATTCAAACACGTCCAGAAGAATATTCCATATTGGCAACTCTGAACCTTAATGGAGATTACATTTCAGATGCTGCTGCAGCTATTGTAGGTGGATTAGGTATGGCTCCTGGAGCAAATATTGGGGACAGCGCTGCAATATTTGAAGCAACTCATGGGACAGCTCCCAAGCATGCAGGCCTAGATCGTATTAATCCAGGTTCAGTAATACTTAGTGGCGTAATGATGCTCGAATTTCTTGGATGGCAACAAGCAGCAAATTTAATTACTAAAGGTTTAAGCCAAGCAATAGAAGATAAAAAAGTCACTTATGACCTGGCGCGTTTAATGGAACCAAAAGTAGAGCCTTTAAGTTGTAGTGGATTTGCAAATGCAATAATAGAAAGATTTTGA
- the rnc gene encoding ribonuclease III: MNPNQKEIISSDRKQQIYALISRLNVKKIYIEFIQENELFCLEILNEALTHTSRNQRKNHERLEFLGDAVLRLAASEHIQENFPSLKVGDQSELRAHMVSDAWLAEVGERINIKEGMLIGTKAYKDHAAAETIKAEGTEALIGALYECLNNLDVIHNWLSPYWKQTSKKILADPHRLNSKSALQEWSQGKGFKTPIYKTEELSTLHGDQKRFYCEVLINQEVLGKGWGSSRKQSEKEAALLALESVKKSN, translated from the coding sequence ATGAATCCCAATCAAAAAGAAATAATTTCAAGCGACAGAAAACAGCAAATATACGCCTTAATCAGCAGACTTAATGTAAAAAAAATCTATATTGAGTTTATCCAAGAAAATGAATTATTTTGCTTAGAAATACTCAATGAAGCTTTAACACATACTTCTAGAAACCAAAGAAAGAATCATGAAAGATTAGAGTTCCTTGGGGATGCTGTACTGAGACTTGCAGCCTCAGAACATATACAAGAAAATTTTCCTTCTTTAAAAGTTGGTGACCAATCTGAATTAAGAGCCCACATGGTCAGTGACGCTTGGCTTGCAGAGGTTGGCGAAAGAATAAATATCAAAGAAGGAATGCTAATTGGCACAAAAGCATATAAAGATCATGCTGCTGCTGAAACTATAAAAGCTGAAGGAACTGAGGCCTTAATAGGGGCACTATATGAATGCTTGAACAATTTAGATGTCATACATAATTGGCTATCACCTTATTGGAAGCAAACTAGCAAAAAAATTCTTGCTGACCCTCATCGATTAAATTCCAAGTCTGCATTACAAGAATGGAGTCAAGGTAAAGGATTTAAAACTCCAATATACAAAACTGAAGAACTTTCCACGTTGCATGGTGATCAAAAGAGATTTTATTGTGAAGTACTTATCAATCAAGAAGTTTTAGGGAAAGGGTGGGGTAGTTCCAGAAAACAATCAGAAAAAGAAGCAGCTCTCTTAGCCTTAGAAAGTGTTAAGAAGTCAAACTAA
- a CDS encoding alpha-hydroxy acid oxidase, translating into MGANVSSPKVVNISDLRLLAKNRLPQMVFDYIDSGADREQTLSQNCSAYKEILFRPRCAVAIPSCDLSISIFNQNFELPFILAPVGSSRMFYPKGEVVAAREAGIAGTGYSLSTLSGCRLEEVKAATNFPAWYQLYLLGGRDVALKTIQRAKDAGFSAIIVTIDTPVSGLRERDLRNGTKELLSMNPVKMLPHISQMLVKPCWLTQWFSDGGLMNFPNVELESGPMGYTEIAPALEESVVTWEDLSWIREAWGGKIIVKGVHIGDDARKAIDLGVDAIVVSNHGARQLDGVAPTIRSLPEIIKASNGEIDVLLDGGIRRGSDIVKALCLGAKGVLVGRAYAYGLAAAGGAGVARAIEILKTDILRTMKLLGCDSVQKLDRSFVKVPEHWD; encoded by the coding sequence ATGGGAGCCAATGTTTCATCGCCAAAGGTTGTAAATATCAGTGATCTTCGTCTATTAGCAAAAAACCGTTTGCCACAAATGGTTTTTGATTATATAGATAGTGGTGCCGATAGAGAGCAAACTTTATCTCAGAATTGCAGTGCATATAAGGAAATCTTGTTCCGTCCAAGGTGTGCTGTTGCAATACCATCTTGCGACTTGTCAATTTCAATTTTCAACCAGAATTTTGAGCTCCCCTTCATTCTTGCTCCTGTGGGTAGTAGCAGAATGTTTTACCCAAAAGGAGAAGTGGTAGCAGCTCGCGAAGCAGGGATTGCAGGTACAGGTTATTCATTATCTACTTTGTCTGGTTGTAGGTTGGAAGAAGTTAAAGCAGCAACAAATTTCCCAGCTTGGTATCAGCTTTATTTACTTGGTGGTAGAGATGTCGCACTAAAAACTATTCAAAGAGCAAAAGATGCAGGCTTCTCAGCAATTATTGTCACCATTGATACCCCAGTTTCTGGTTTAAGAGAAAGAGATCTTAGAAATGGAACTAAAGAATTGCTTTCTATGAATCCTGTAAAAATGCTTCCGCATATTTCTCAGATGCTAGTTAAACCATGCTGGCTAACTCAATGGTTCAGTGATGGTGGTTTAATGAATTTCCCAAATGTTGAACTCGAGAGTGGGCCTATGGGGTATACGGAAATAGCTCCTGCTTTAGAGGAATCAGTTGTAACTTGGGAGGATTTGAGTTGGATTAGAGAAGCCTGGGGCGGCAAAATAATTGTTAAAGGTGTTCATATTGGTGATGATGCGAGAAAAGCTATTGATTTAGGCGTTGATGCGATTGTTGTTTCTAATCATGGAGCGCGTCAATTAGATGGAGTTGCCCCCACTATTAGATCACTTCCAGAAATCATTAAAGCATCGAATGGAGAAATAGATGTTTTATTAGATGGCGGAATTCGTAGAGGTAGTGACATAGTTAAAGCTTTGTGTTTAGGAGCTAAAGGTGTTCTAGTTGGCAGGGCATATGCTTATGGACTAGCAGCAGCTGGAGGAGCTGGTGTAGCAAGGGCAATTGAGATTTTGAAAACTGATATCTTGCGCACAATGAAATTATTGGGTTGTGATTCTGTTCAAAAGTTAGATCGCTCTTTTGTCAAAGTACCTGAGCATTGGGATTAA
- a CDS encoding NAD(P)H dehydrogenase subunit NdhS, with translation MLILPGSSVIVNDSNSIYNGYKGFVQRITEDKAAVLFEGGNWDKLLTIPLKYLDLV, from the coding sequence ATGCTGATTTTGCCAGGTTCATCGGTAATCGTTAATGATAGTAATTCAATTTATAATGGCTACAAAGGATTTGTTCAAAGGATAACGGAAGATAAGGCAGCAGTACTTTTCGAAGGTGGAAATTGGGATAAATTGTTAACTATTCCTTTGAAATACCTTGATTTAGTTTGA
- a CDS encoding galactose mutarotase: protein MTRKDSPYPHWQFVNIDSGDYLRIVPERGGLITAWNCNGREVLYFDAERFQNKLASVRGGIPVLFPICGDLPGNYLCLPQGQFKINQHGFARDMPWKIKSLEDEYGILLCLSDSDKSKESFPFSFLIEMKILLIDNSLEIRISITNRGNETMPFSFGLHPYFLVKDLDHVLINGLPQKCINHIDKSEVVTKTQLQKLSKGVDFLSISNEPITLIDSLEGSTLELHHQSPMNLTVIWTDPPRQMICLEPWTSPRESLASGDRMLFLEPGASKELSCRFLSN from the coding sequence TTGACTAGAAAAGATTCTCCATATCCTCATTGGCAGTTTGTAAATATTGATTCTGGAGATTATTTACGGATAGTACCTGAGCGAGGAGGTTTGATTACAGCTTGGAATTGTAATGGAAGGGAAGTTCTTTACTTTGATGCCGAACGTTTTCAAAATAAACTTGCAAGTGTTAGAGGAGGTATCCCTGTACTATTTCCAATTTGTGGGGATTTACCTGGGAATTATTTATGCTTACCTCAAGGACAATTCAAGATTAATCAACATGGATTTGCTAGAGATATGCCATGGAAAATAAAGTCTTTAGAGGATGAATACGGCATTTTACTATGCTTGTCTGACTCAGATAAATCAAAAGAATCCTTCCCTTTTTCTTTTTTGATCGAGATGAAGATCTTGTTAATAGATAATTCATTAGAAATTAGAATTTCTATCACAAATCGTGGCAATGAAACTATGCCTTTTAGTTTTGGATTGCATCCTTATTTCTTAGTCAAAGATTTAGACCATGTTTTGATTAATGGCTTGCCTCAGAAATGTATCAATCATATTGATAAGAGTGAGGTGGTAACTAAGACGCAATTACAAAAATTGTCTAAAGGTGTCGACTTTCTTTCTATTTCTAACGAACCAATTACTTTAATTGACTCTTTGGAAGGTAGCACTCTTGAATTACATCATCAAAGTCCTATGAATTTAACTGTCATATGGACTGATCCGCCAAGGCAAATGATTTGTTTAGAGCCTTGGACTAGCCCAAGAGAGTCTTTGGCTAGTGGTGATCGTATGCTTTTCCTAGAACCCGGAGCTTCTAAAGAGCTGAGTTGTAGGTTCTTATCCAATTAA
- a CDS encoding glycogen/starch/alpha-glucan phosphorylase codes for MSSSQPIELRLPTPGCYADPIKAGIDADAVFDGMTEHLFFTLGKLATTASLRDLYMALSYAVRDRLMTRYLATQEAIRAKPHKTVAYLSAEFLIGPQLNNNLLNLGIQKEAEEAVKRFGIESLSDILEVEEEPGLGNGGLGRLAACYMESLASLQVPAIGYGIRYEFGIFNQIIRDGWQVEVTDKWLKGGWPWELPQPDESCFVGFGGRTESYIDDQGNYRSRWIPSEHAIGVPHDVPILGYRVNNCDRLRLWRADATESFDFYAFNIGDYYGAVEEKVASETLSKVLYPNDGTDEGRRLRLKQQHFFVSCSLQDMLRSLEKRNIPIEEFPRHWTVQLNDTHPAIAVAELMRLLIDNHHMEWEKAWDITNRSVAYTNHTLLPEALEKWDLNLFKNLLPRHLEVIYEINKRFLQQVRLRYPGNDSILRKLSIIDEDGGKAVRMAHLATIGAHNVNGVAALHSDLIKRQLMPEFADLWPQKFTNVTNGVTPRRWVALANPELASLLDKEVGSGWITNMDLLTKLEKKELDTNFLELFGSTKLSGKRKLAGYIHRQTGVLVDPSSLFDVQVKRIHQYKRQHLNALQIIAQYLRIKNGNISNMAPRTVIFGGKAAPGYFMAKLMIRFINGIAEVVNADPDMDGQLRVVFLPDYNVKLGEQVYSATDLSEQISTAGKEASGTGNMKFAMNGALTIGTLDGANVEIRDRVGADNFFLFGNTESEIMELRKNGYNPKKYIESCPELSEALRLIELGHFSNGDTELFRPLLNSLNGYDPFFVMADFADYLLAQDKVSKAWQDHKEWNRMALLNTARSGFFSSDRSIREYCESIWNVSPLEVEITCDVN; via the coding sequence ATGAGCAGCTCACAGCCAATAGAACTGCGTCTGCCAACTCCAGGCTGTTACGCAGACCCTATAAAAGCTGGTATAGATGCTGATGCAGTCTTTGATGGCATGACAGAGCATCTGTTTTTCACTCTTGGAAAGTTAGCGACTACTGCAAGTTTGAGAGATCTTTACATGGCTTTAAGTTATGCAGTCAGAGATCGACTTATGACTAGATACTTAGCCACGCAAGAAGCAATTAGAGCCAAACCTCATAAAACTGTTGCTTATCTCTCAGCAGAATTCTTAATCGGACCACAATTAAATAACAACTTATTAAACCTTGGAATACAAAAAGAAGCAGAAGAAGCAGTTAAAAGATTTGGTATTGAATCACTCAGTGACATACTTGAAGTTGAAGAAGAACCAGGGCTTGGCAATGGTGGACTAGGCAGGTTAGCTGCCTGCTACATGGAATCATTAGCAAGTCTTCAAGTACCTGCCATTGGATATGGTATTAGGTATGAATTTGGAATTTTTAATCAAATAATTCGTGATGGATGGCAAGTAGAAGTTACTGATAAATGGCTTAAAGGAGGCTGGCCATGGGAATTACCTCAACCCGACGAGTCATGTTTTGTAGGTTTTGGTGGAAGAACTGAAAGTTATATCGACGATCAAGGTAATTATCGATCTCGATGGATACCATCAGAACATGCTATTGGTGTCCCGCATGATGTACCAATTCTTGGTTATAGAGTAAATAATTGTGATCGACTACGATTATGGCGTGCCGATGCAACAGAAAGTTTTGATTTTTACGCATTTAACATTGGTGATTACTACGGTGCCGTTGAAGAAAAAGTAGCTTCAGAAACTCTTTCTAAAGTTCTTTATCCAAATGATGGGACAGATGAAGGTAGGCGATTAAGGCTTAAGCAACAACACTTTTTTGTAAGCTGTTCACTGCAAGACATGTTAAGAAGTCTTGAGAAAAGAAATATTCCTATAGAAGAATTTCCCCGGCATTGGACTGTTCAACTAAATGACACCCACCCAGCTATTGCAGTAGCTGAGTTAATGAGATTATTAATAGATAATCATCATATGGAATGGGAAAAGGCCTGGGATATTACTAATCGATCAGTTGCATATACAAACCACACTTTATTACCAGAAGCGCTAGAGAAATGGGATTTAAATTTATTCAAAAACTTGTTGCCAAGGCATTTAGAAGTAATTTATGAAATCAATAAGAGATTCTTACAACAAGTCAGGCTTCGTTATCCAGGCAATGACAGCATATTAAGGAAGCTTTCGATTATTGATGAAGATGGTGGGAAAGCAGTCAGGATGGCTCATTTGGCAACTATTGGTGCACACAATGTAAATGGTGTTGCTGCTTTGCACTCGGATTTAATTAAACGTCAATTAATGCCTGAATTTGCAGATTTATGGCCTCAAAAATTTACCAACGTCACAAATGGAGTTACACCTAGACGCTGGGTGGCATTAGCAAACCCTGAACTTGCTTCACTTTTAGATAAAGAAGTCGGTTCAGGTTGGATTACAAATATGGATTTATTGACCAAATTGGAAAAGAAAGAACTAGATACAAACTTTCTAGAGCTATTTGGTTCTACAAAGTTATCTGGCAAACGAAAACTAGCGGGCTATATACATAGACAAACTGGTGTATTAGTTGATCCCTCTAGCCTGTTCGATGTCCAAGTAAAAAGAATCCATCAATACAAACGCCAGCATCTAAATGCTCTACAAATTATTGCTCAATATCTCAGAATTAAAAATGGAAATATAAGCAATATGGCTCCAAGAACAGTAATTTTTGGGGGCAAAGCAGCGCCAGGTTATTTTATGGCAAAGTTGATGATACGTTTCATTAATGGAATAGCAGAGGTTGTTAACGCAGATCCTGATATGGATGGACAACTTAGAGTTGTATTTCTGCCTGACTATAATGTAAAGCTAGGGGAGCAGGTATATTCAGCGACTGACTTATCAGAACAAATTTCTACTGCCGGGAAAGAAGCTTCTGGAACTGGAAATATGAAATTTGCAATGAACGGTGCCCTTACTATTGGAACATTAGATGGTGCAAATGTAGAAATTCGTGACCGGGTTGGTGCAGATAACTTTTTTCTTTTTGGTAATACAGAATCTGAAATAATGGAACTTCGAAAGAATGGTTATAACCCTAAAAAGTATATAGAAAGTTGCCCTGAATTATCTGAGGCATTACGATTAATAGAATTAGGACACTTTAGTAATGGTGATACTGAATTATTCAGACCTCTTTTAAATAGCCTTAATGGATATGATCCATTTTTTGTCATGGCAGATTTTGCAGATTATCTATTAGCCCAAGATAAAGTTAGCAAAGCCTGGCAAGATCATAAAGAATGGAATCGCATGGCGCTTCTTAACACTGCAAGATCAGGATTTTTCTCCTCAGATAGATCAATAAGAGAATACTGTGAATCAATATGGAATGTAAGTCCTCTTGAAGTTGAGATTACTTGTGATGTTAATTAG
- a CDS encoding four-carbon acid sugar kinase family protein, which yields MIKKSFKKIIIFDDDPTGSQTVFNCTLLLKWNEDLLYKAFKESSKMLFLLVNTRALSPSLVEKRTKKICRSLLNILNKEKISIEDILFISRGDSTLRGHGVLEPFILNQALGPFDATFHVPAFLEGGRTTVDGMHYLDGLPVHKTIFAKDKIFGYETSFLPAWLEAKSNGKIKESNVELISIERLESAINSKDGMNQLINYLSNFNYNQQSVVDAKTPAHIKIFSDAVRSLIHRKRFLFRSAASLINGLANVTSSSNPIKDFSSFRLKNDKGYHKPGLIVVGSHVQLANDQLQNLLLDKSCSGIEISVPKIARALEGSFAEYLISDLEKNWLSQLYQIIDTNKTPVIYTSRKELNFQSSSLRLSFGLKLAEIIARLVSGISQELGYLISKGGITTNAIMLTGMQLESLHLLGQIIPGVSVVRSSKMNSNDALPVLTLPGNLGDKKTLLNLKNIMESS from the coding sequence TTGATTAAGAAAAGCTTTAAAAAAATCATTATATTCGATGATGATCCAACAGGATCTCAAACAGTTTTTAACTGTACTTTACTTTTAAAATGGAATGAAGATTTATTATATAAGGCATTTAAAGAATCATCAAAAATGCTTTTTTTGTTAGTTAATACTCGTGCATTATCACCCAGCTTAGTGGAAAAAAGGACAAAGAAAATTTGCAGATCATTATTAAATATCTTGAACAAAGAAAAGATCAGCATCGAAGATATTTTATTTATTAGTCGTGGCGATTCCACACTTAGAGGCCATGGAGTTCTAGAGCCATTCATCCTAAACCAAGCATTAGGACCTTTTGATGCAACATTTCATGTACCAGCATTTCTAGAAGGAGGGAGGACTACGGTTGATGGCATGCATTATTTAGATGGATTGCCAGTACATAAAACTATCTTTGCTAAAGATAAAATTTTTGGCTATGAAACAAGTTTTCTACCTGCTTGGCTTGAAGCTAAAAGTAATGGCAAGATTAAAGAAAGTAATGTGGAATTAATATCAATTGAAAGACTTGAATCAGCTATTAATAGCAAAGATGGAATGAATCAATTAATTAATTACTTATCTAATTTTAACTATAATCAACAATCAGTTGTTGATGCTAAAACTCCAGCTCATATTAAAATTTTTAGTGATGCAGTTAGAAGCTTAATACATAGAAAAAGATTTCTTTTTAGATCTGCAGCAAGTTTGATTAATGGTTTGGCAAATGTTACCTCCTCTTCTAATCCTATTAAAGACTTTTCTTCTTTCAGATTAAAGAATGATAAAGGTTACCATAAGCCTGGCTTAATTGTGGTTGGTTCGCATGTACAGCTTGCTAATGATCAATTGCAAAACTTACTTTTGGATAAATCTTGTTCAGGTATTGAGATCTCGGTCCCAAAGATTGCTAGAGCTTTGGAAGGCTCGTTTGCGGAATATTTAATATCTGATCTTGAAAAGAACTGGCTTTCCCAACTTTATCAAATAATAGATACAAACAAAACGCCTGTAATTTATACAAGTAGGAAAGAGTTAAATTTTCAGTCGTCTTCTTTACGTTTAAGTTTTGGTCTGAAATTAGCAGAAATTATTGCTCGATTAGTTTCAGGTATTAGCCAAGAGTTAGGCTATTTAATTAGCAAAGGTGGTATCACTACAAATGCAATTATGTTGACTGGTATGCAATTGGAATCTCTACATTTGCTAGGGCAAATCATACCTGGAGTATCAGTTGTAAGGTCTTCTAAGATGAATTCTAATGATGCTTTACCAGTTTTAACATTGCCGGGTAATTTGGGCGATAAAAAGACACTTTTAAACTTAAAAAATATTATGGAGTCAAGCTGA